From the Streptomyces sp. SN-593 genome, the window GGACCTGGACGCGTTCGTGCTGTTCTCGTCGGGCGCGGCGTCCTGGGGCGGCAGCGGCCAGGGCGGTTACGCGGCGGGCAACGCCTGCCTGGACAGCCTCGCGGAGTACCGCCGGGCCCGCGGGCGTACCGCCACCTCCATCGCCTGGGGCACCTGGGCCGAGGCGGGGATGGCCGCGGCGAACACCGACGAGCACGACTACCTGGTGCGGCTGGGCGTGCTGCCCATGCAGCCCGAACCGGCCGTCGCCGCCATGCAGCGCGTCCTGGAGGAGGACGCGACCACGGTCACCGTCTCCGACATGGACTGGTCGAGGTTCGCGCCCGCGTTCTCGCTGGCCCGGCCGAGCCGGCTGCTCGCCCTGCTCCAGGACACCGGCCCCGCCGCGGCCGAACCCGAGGCCGACGCCACCGCGTTCGCCGGGCAGTTGGCGGCGGTGCCCGCGGCCGAGCGGCGCGAGTACCTCGTCACCCTGGTGTGCGACCACGCCGCCGCCGTGCTGGGCCACGGCAGTGGCGACGAACTGGACCCCGAGACCGCCTTCCGGGACGCCGGGTTCGACTCGCTGACCGCGGTCGAACTGCGCGACCGGCTCCAGGCGATGACCGGGCTGACCCTGCCCGCCACGCTCGTCTTCGACTACCCCAACCCGCTCAAGCTCGCGGCCCTGCTGGACGAGACGGCCGGCGGCACCGCGGGGGAGGGCGACGAGGAGGAGCTGCGCCGCGTGCTGGCGTCCGTCCCGCCGGCCAAACTCCGGGCCGCCGGCCTGCTCGACGCCGTCCTCGCCCTGGCCGAGGAGGCGGGCCAGGACACCGGCGAGGCGGACGGGGCCGACGAGCCGGACGAGACCGACCTGATGACCGCCGACGCCGACGACCTCGTCCGCATCGCGCTCGGATCCGCGTGAAGGAGCTGTACGACATGGACATCACCGCAGCAGTGATCGAGGAGGCCGGGTCCCCCTTCGTCCTGAAGCAGGTCGAACTGGCCGACCCCGGCCCGGACGAGGTGCTGGTCGAGCTGCACGCCACCGGGCTGTGCCACACCGACCTGGCCGTCCAGCACGGGTTCACGCCCTTCCCGCTGCCCGGCGTGCTGGGCCACGAGGGCAGCGGCGTGGTGCGCGCGGTGGGGCCGGGCGTCCTCGGCCTCGCGGCCGGCGACCACGTGGCGCTGTCGTTCGCGAGCTGCGGCGAGTGCGGCAACTGCCGGGACAAGGTGCCCTCCTACTGCGACACCTTCGTCGCCCGGAACTTCATGGGCGCCCGCATCGACGGCACCCGGCCGCTGTCGCTGGACGGCGCGGGACTCGGCTCGAACTTCTTCGGCCAGTCGAGCTTCGCCTCGCACACCGTGGCGCACACCCGCTCCGTGGTGAAGATCCCCGCCGAGGTCCCGCTGCCGCTGGCCGCGCCCCTGGGCTGCGGTGTGCAGACCGGCGCCGGGGCGGTGCTCAACTCGCTCCAGGTCACCGCGGGCAGCTCGGTGCTGGTGCTCGGCGGCGGCTCGGTCGGCCTCAGCGCCGTGATGGGCGCGGTGCTCGCCGGCGCCGAGACCGTCATCGTCGTCGAGCCGCTGGAGTCGCGGCGGCTGGTCGCCAAGGACCTCGGCGCGACCCACGTCCTGGACCCCGAGGACGGCGGGATCGCCGAGCAGGTCCGCGGCATCGTGCCGCAGGGCGTGCGGTACGCGGTGGACACCACCGCCAAGTCCGCGGTGCTCGCCGAGGTCGTCCAGGCCATGGCCAAGCGGGGCCGCGTCGCCCTGCTGGGCATCCCCTCCGAACCCACCGCCGTGCTCCCGCTGAGCCTCGGGCTGAGCCAGATCCTCGGGCTGAGCGTCGTCGGCGTCGTCGAGGGCGACAGCGACCCGCACACGTTCATCCCCTGGCTGCTCGACCAGTACCTCCAGGGCCGGTTCCCCCTCGACCGCCTCGTCACCACGCTGCCGTTCGCCGACATCAACGAGGCGGCCGCGGCGCAGGTGCGCGGGGACGCGATCAAGGTGGTGCTCACGCACCGGTGACCGGGCCCGCCCCGGCGCGCACGAGTTGGCAACCCCCGACGAGGACAGGCTAAGGACAGGCGAGGCCCATGCCCATCGACCACCACCACTTCTACATCGGCGGCGACCGGGTCGCACCCGGCACCGGGCACCGCATCCAGGTGCACGCCGCCGCCACCGGAGAACTCGTCGGCAGCGTGCCGGAGGCCCACCCGGCGGACGTGGACGCGGCCGTCGCCGCCGCCCGCGCCGCCTTCGACGACCCCTCGGGGTGGCGGCAGTGGACCCCGCAGGCCCGCGCGGAGACGCTGACCCGTTTCGCGGCGGCTCTCAAGGAGCGTGCTCCCGAGATCGCCCGGCTGGTCAGCGTGCAGAACGGCATGCCGATCAGCCTGGCCGGCCTGCTGGAGGGCACCGCGCCCTCGGCGCTGCTGCGCTACTACGCCGCGGTGGCCGCCGCGAAGACGGGCGACGACCGCCGCCCCGGCCTGTTCGGCGGGCACGCGGTCGTCGTCCCCGAACCGGTGGGCGTCGTCGCCGCGATCGTCCCCTGGAACGTGCCCCAGGGCATCACCTTCATGAAGCTCGCCCCCGCCCTGGCCGCGGGCTGCTCCGTGGTGCTCAAGCCGTCCCCGGAGACCGTGCTCGACGCCTACCAGGTCGCCGAGGCCGCCGCGGAGGCCGGACTGCCCGCGGGGCTGCTCAACATCGTGCCCGGCGGCGCGGAGACCGGCCGCTACCTCGTCGGCCACCCCGGCGTGGACAAGGTGTCCTTCACCGGCTCCACCGCCACCGGCCGGAGCATCGCCGAGACCTGCGGGCGGCTGCTGCGGCCGGTCTCCCTGGAGCTGGGCGGCAAGTCCGCCGCGGTCGTCCTGGACGACGCGGACCTCAGCGGCGTGATGGACCGCTTCTTCCGGGCCACGCTGCTGAACAACGGGCAGGTCTGCTGGCTGGGCACCAGGATCCTGGCGCCCCGCTCCCGCTACGCCGAACTGGTCGACGCCGTCACCGAGATGGCGCGCGCGCTCAAGGTCGGCGACCCGCTCGACCCCGCGACCCAGCTCGGCCCGCTGGTCTCCGAGCGGCAGCGGGACCGGGTGGAGTCCTACATCGCCAAGGGCGTCAGCGACGGCGCCCGCCTCACCGTCGGCGGCGGCCGCCCCGCGTGGGCCGACCGCGGCTGGTACGTCGACGCGACCGTCTTCGCCGACGTGGACAACAGGTCCGCCATCGCGCAGGAGGAGATCTTCGGCCCGGTGCTGTCGGTCATCCCCTACACCGACGAGGACGAGGCCCTGGCACTCGCCAACGACAGCGACTACGGGCTCGGCGGCTCGGTGTGGACCACCGACGCCGACCGCGGCCTGGACTTCGCCCGCCGGGTGCAGACCGGCTCGATCGGGGTCAACAGCTACGCCAACGACCCGGTCGCGCCCTTCGGGGGCCGCAAGGCGAGCGGCCTCGGCTACGAACTGGGCCCCGAGGGCCTCGCCCAGTACCAGGTCCTGAAGTCGATCTACGTCGACCAGCAGGTCTGAGTGGCGCCCGGTGCCCCTTTCCCGGCACCGGGCGGCCACCCCACAGGTAGTGACATGCAGTGAGAAACGGAGTGGACGACTCATGACGCGACGACTCGACGGTAAGGTGGCCATGATCACGGGTGCGGCCCGTGGCCAGGGCCGGGGCCACGCCCTGCGGCTGGCCGAGGAGGGCGCCGACCTGATCCTGGTGGACATCTGCCAGAACATCGACACGCTGGCCTACTCCCTCGGCTCCGAGGACGAGCTCGCCGAGACCGCCGCCCAGGTGGAGAAGCTGGGCCGCCGCGTGGTGACGGCGCAGGCCGACACCCGGGACGCGGCGGCGCTGCGGGAGGCCGTCGAGCGCGGCACCTCGGAGCTGGGCGGCCTGGACATCCTCGTCGCCAACGCCGGCGTGGGCATGGCGCACCCCTCGACCAGCCAGGAGCAGGCGTTCCGCGACCAGTTGGAGATCAACACCATCGGCGCATGGAACACCGTGCACGCCGCGGCGCCGAAGATCATCGAGGGCGGCAAGGGCGGCGCGGTCGTCGTCATCAGCTCGGTGATGGGCCTGAGCGGCAAGATCGGCAGCCCGACCGGCGGCGCGGAGGGCTACGTCGCCGCCAAGCACGCGCTGCTGGGCCTGTCCCGGGCGTGGACCCGGTGGCTGGGCCCGCACAACATCCGGGTCAACTCCATCCACACCACCGGGGTGCGCACCCCGCTGCTCATCAACGACGCCGTCAAGAAGGTGCACACCAAGCCCCCCACCACCGGCGCCGAGGTGGGCCACATCCTCGACGTCACGATGCTGGACGTCAGCGACGTCACCGGCGCGGTGTCCTGGCTGGTCTCGGACGAGGCCCGCTACGTCACCGGTATCGCGCTGCCGATCGACGCCGGCTTCACCACCCCGTAAGACCCCCACGGCGAACCGCCCCCCGAGCCGACGGCTCGGGGGGCGGTTCGCCGTACGGGCGGCGGCCGGTCAGGAACTCGTCTCCGGCACCGGACGCGCCGGGGCGTCCCCGGAGCCGGCGGCCCGGGCGCCGGAGGGCGCCGGGGCGAACTCCACGGCGTCGTCCACCGGACCGCGCCAAAGCAGCCGGACGTCCTGCCGGTAGTTCTGCTCCAGGGTCCACGGCGCGCGCGTGCCCCGCTTCGGCATGGTGTCCGCGCCGCGCAGCACGTAGCCGGACCGCAGGTCCAGGATCGGCAGCACTTCGTCCCCGGCCGGCGGGGCCAGCGGCCGCACCACGGCGTGGCCGCGCTCGGCCATGTGCGCCAGCAGCCGGGACACGTACTGCGCGACGAGGTCGGCCTTCAGCGTCCACGAGCTGTTGGTGTAGCCCAGCGTCCAGGCGAAGTTCGGCACCCCGGAGAGCATCATGCCCTTGTAGGCGACCGTCGCGCCCGGGTCGACCGGCCGGCCGGCCACGCTCAGCCGGATGCCGCCAAGCGGCAGCAGGTTCAGACCGGTCGCCGTGACGACCACGTCCGCGGGCACCTCCTTGCCCGAGCGCAGCAGGAGGCCCCTCTCGGTGAAGGACTCCACGTGGTCGGTGACGACCGACGCCTCCCCGGCGCTGATCGCCTTGAACAGGTCCCCGTCCGGCACGTAGCACACCCGCTGGTCCCACGGCGCGTACCGCGGGGTGAAGTGGGTGTCGACGTCGTAGCCGTCCGGGAGCTGCTTGACGACGCCCTTGCGCAGCATCGCCTTCACCTTCTCGGGGCGCTTGCGGCTGAACCGGTAGAAGCCCAGCGCCAGCGTCGCGTTCTTCCACCGGATCGCGGCCAGCGCGGTGCGCTCGGGCAGCACCCGGCGCAGCGCGCCCGCGATGCCGTCCCGGGAGGGCAGCGACATCACGTAGGAGGGCGAGCGCTGGAGCATCGTGACGTGCGCGGCCCGTGCGGCCATCGCGGGCACCAGGGTGACCGCCGTGGCGCCGCTGCCGATGACGACGACGCGCTTGCCGGTGTAGTCCAGGTCCGCGGGCCAGTGCTGGGGGTGCACGATCCGCCCCCCGAACCGGTCGGCGTCCTTGAACTGCGGGCTGTAGCCCTCGTCGTAGCGGTAGTAGCCCGAGCACAGGTAGAGGAAGGAGCAGGTCAGCGTGATCTCCTCGGCCTCGCCCTCCGCGCCCCGCTCCACCCGCACGTTCCAGCGGGCGTGCGCCTCGTCCCAGTCCGCGCCGACCACCCGGTGCCGGAAGCGGACGTGGTCCAGCAGGCCGTCCTCCCGGGCGGTCTCCCGGATGTAGGACAGGATGCTCTCCCCGTCGGCGATCGCCTTCGGGTCCTTCCACGGGCGCTGCTGGTAGCCCAGGGTGTGCATGTCCGAGTCCGACCGCACCCCCGGGTACCGGAACAGGTCCCACGTCCCGCCGACGGCGTCCCGCGCCTCCAGGATCGCCAGCGTCCGCCGCGGGTCCGCGCGCCGCAACCGGCCGGCGGCGCCGATCCCGGACAGTCCCGCCCCGACGACGAGGACATCGACGTGCTCAGCCACGGACCCTCCCCGCCTGCACCGGCCGGCCGGCCGTGCGCGCCGTCACCATCCCACCGGCATGGACCGCGGACCGCGGACCATCATCTCGCTCTTCCAGGCGATGTCGCCCGCCACCTTGAGGGTCGGCAGCCGCTCCAGGAGCGCGCGCAGCGCCTCCTGCAACTCCAGCCGGGCCAGCGGGGCGCCGAGGCAGTGGTGGATGCCGTGGCCGAAGCCGATGTGGTGGTTGCTCGGGCGGTCGAGCTTGATCTCCTCGGGGTCCTCGAAGCGCAGCCCGTCGCGGTTGGCCGCGCCGAGGGCCACCAGGACCGGTTCGCCGGCGCGCACCAGCGTCCCGCCGACCTCGATGTCCTCCCGGGCGTAGCGCGGGGCGGCCGAGCCGCTGCCCAGCGGCACGAAGCGGAACAGCTCCTCGACGGCCGACGGGATCAGCTCCGGGTCGTCCAGCAGCCGCTTCCAGTGCTGCGGCTGGTCCAGCAGGGCGTAGACGAAGCTGGGGATCTGGGAGGCGGTGGTCTCGTGCCCGGCGATGAGCAGGCCGATGCAGTGGTCCAGCAACTCCTGCTCGGTGAGCTTGTCCTGCACGTCGCGGGCCTCGATCATGCCCGAGATGAGGTCGTCGGCCGGCTGTGCGCGGCGGGCCGCGATGATCCCGCCGATGTAGCCGACCAGCTCCATGCGCTTGACCCGGCCCTCCTCGGGGTTCAGCGTGCTGGTCGACAGGATGGCGTCGGTCCACCTGCCGAACTTCTCCCGGTCCTCGAAGGGGACGCCGAGCAGCTCGCAGATGACGGTCGTCGGGATCGGCAGCGCGTAGTCCGCCACCAGGTCCGCCGGCTC encodes:
- a CDS encoding NAD(P)-dependent alcohol dehydrogenase; translation: MDITAAVIEEAGSPFVLKQVELADPGPDEVLVELHATGLCHTDLAVQHGFTPFPLPGVLGHEGSGVVRAVGPGVLGLAAGDHVALSFASCGECGNCRDKVPSYCDTFVARNFMGARIDGTRPLSLDGAGLGSNFFGQSSFASHTVAHTRSVVKIPAEVPLPLAAPLGCGVQTGAGAVLNSLQVTAGSSVLVLGGGSVGLSAVMGAVLAGAETVIVVEPLESRRLVAKDLGATHVLDPEDGGIAEQVRGIVPQGVRYAVDTTAKSAVLAEVVQAMAKRGRVALLGIPSEPTAVLPLSLGLSQILGLSVVGVVEGDSDPHTFIPWLLDQYLQGRFPLDRLVTTLPFADINEAAAAQVRGDAIKVVLTHR
- a CDS encoding aldehyde dehydrogenase, whose protein sequence is MPIDHHHFYIGGDRVAPGTGHRIQVHAAATGELVGSVPEAHPADVDAAVAAARAAFDDPSGWRQWTPQARAETLTRFAAALKERAPEIARLVSVQNGMPISLAGLLEGTAPSALLRYYAAVAAAKTGDDRRPGLFGGHAVVVPEPVGVVAAIVPWNVPQGITFMKLAPALAAGCSVVLKPSPETVLDAYQVAEAAAEAGLPAGLLNIVPGGAETGRYLVGHPGVDKVSFTGSTATGRSIAETCGRLLRPVSLELGGKSAAVVLDDADLSGVMDRFFRATLLNNGQVCWLGTRILAPRSRYAELVDAVTEMARALKVGDPLDPATQLGPLVSERQRDRVESYIAKGVSDGARLTVGGGRPAWADRGWYVDATVFADVDNRSAIAQEEIFGPVLSVIPYTDEDEALALANDSDYGLGGSVWTTDADRGLDFARRVQTGSIGVNSYANDPVAPFGGRKASGLGYELGPEGLAQYQVLKSIYVDQQV
- a CDS encoding mycofactocin-coupled SDR family oxidoreductase produces the protein MTRRLDGKVAMITGAARGQGRGHALRLAEEGADLILVDICQNIDTLAYSLGSEDELAETAAQVEKLGRRVVTAQADTRDAAALREAVERGTSELGGLDILVANAGVGMAHPSTSQEQAFRDQLEINTIGAWNTVHAAAPKIIEGGKGGAVVVISSVMGLSGKIGSPTGGAEGYVAAKHALLGLSRAWTRWLGPHNIRVNSIHTTGVRTPLLINDAVKKVHTKPPTTGAEVGHILDVTMLDVSDVTGAVSWLVSDEARYVTGIALPIDAGFTTP
- a CDS encoding flavin-containing monooxygenase, which gives rise to MAEHVDVLVVGAGLSGIGAAGRLRRADPRRTLAILEARDAVGGTWDLFRYPGVRSDSDMHTLGYQQRPWKDPKAIADGESILSYIRETAREDGLLDHVRFRHRVVGADWDEAHARWNVRVERGAEGEAEEITLTCSFLYLCSGYYRYDEGYSPQFKDADRFGGRIVHPQHWPADLDYTGKRVVVIGSGATAVTLVPAMAARAAHVTMLQRSPSYVMSLPSRDGIAGALRRVLPERTALAAIRWKNATLALGFYRFSRKRPEKVKAMLRKGVVKQLPDGYDVDTHFTPRYAPWDQRVCYVPDGDLFKAISAGEASVVTDHVESFTERGLLLRSGKEVPADVVVTATGLNLLPLGGIRLSVAGRPVDPGATVAYKGMMLSGVPNFAWTLGYTNSSWTLKADLVAQYVSRLLAHMAERGHAVVRPLAPPAGDEVLPILDLRSGYVLRGADTMPKRGTRAPWTLEQNYRQDVRLLWRGPVDDAVEFAPAPSGARAAGSGDAPARPVPETSS
- a CDS encoding cytochrome P450, with the protein product MNTTYPESLSYPFGPDEGLALSESYTRARDTDGLIRVKLPYGEPAWLATRYEDARLVLGDARFSRALSEEHDPPRARKFNAQAKSMFNMDAPDHTRLRRLISKAFTIRRVEELRPKVHDLAHRLIDDMLAKGEPADLVADYALPIPTTVICELLGVPFEDREKFGRWTDAILSTSTLNPEEGRVKRMELVGYIGGIIAARRAQPADDLISGMIEARDVQDKLTEQELLDHCIGLLIAGHETTASQIPSFVYALLDQPQHWKRLLDDPELIPSAVEELFRFVPLGSGSAAPRYAREDIEVGGTLVRAGEPVLVALGAANRDGLRFEDPEEIKLDRPSNHHIGFGHGIHHCLGAPLARLELQEALRALLERLPTLKVAGDIAWKSEMMVRGPRSMPVGW